In one window of Vibrio sp. DW001 DNA:
- a CDS encoding amino acid ABC transporter permease, giving the protein MSFDFNYMLELLPILFRYLGTTMEMAIWGLFFSLILSIIIANIRVFKIPVLDQLSQLYISFFRGTPLLVQLFLLYYGLPQVFPILVGIDAFTASIIGLTLHFSAYMAETIRAAIIGIDRSQMEASLSVGMTTSQSMRRIILPQATRVALPSLMNYFIDMIKSTSLAFTLGVAEIMAKAQMEASSSFRFFEAFLAVALIYWGVVIILTRVQIWAEFRLNKAYQR; this is encoded by the coding sequence ATGTCTTTCGATTTTAACTACATGCTTGAACTGTTACCTATTCTTTTTAGGTACCTAGGTACAACAATGGAGATGGCTATATGGGGATTATTTTTTTCTTTAATACTCTCTATCATCATAGCTAATATTCGGGTATTTAAGATTCCTGTACTGGATCAGTTAAGTCAGCTATATATAAGCTTTTTCCGCGGAACACCTTTGTTGGTGCAACTTTTTTTGCTTTATTACGGGTTGCCGCAGGTTTTTCCTATCTTAGTAGGAATCGATGCTTTTACTGCTTCTATTATAGGCCTAACGTTACATTTCTCCGCTTATATGGCAGAAACTATACGAGCGGCCATTATTGGTATAGATAGAAGTCAAATGGAAGCAAGCCTCTCTGTTGGCATGACGACTAGCCAGTCAATGCGAAGGATTATTCTACCTCAAGCGACTCGTGTCGCTTTGCCGTCTCTGATGAACTACTTCATCGATATGATCAAATCAACTTCATTGGCATTCACTTTGGGGGTTGCTGAGATTATGGCTAAAGCGCAGATGGAAGCGTCGTCTAGCTTTCGTTTCTTTGAAGCATTTTTAGCTGTCGCTCTTATCTATTGGGGAGTGGTGATAATTCTTACCCGCGTCCAAATTTGGGCTGAATTTAGACTCAATAAGGCATACCAAAGATGA